A genomic region of Antennarius striatus isolate MH-2024 chromosome 16, ASM4005453v1, whole genome shotgun sequence contains the following coding sequences:
- the cox6a2 gene encoding cytochrome c oxidase subunit 6A2, mitochondrial — MSLSSAGLAARRVFAAASSHEGGARTWKILSFVVALPSVGVCMVNAYMKEQQRSHEAPEFLPYTHLRIRSKKFPWGDGDHSLFHNPHTNPLPAGYEDSHH, encoded by the exons ATGTCCCTGTCTTCGGCCGGCTTGGCTGCCCGTCGAGTGTTTGCTGCCGCATCGAGTCATGAGGGAGGAG CGAGGACCTGGAAGATCCTGAGCTTCGTGGTGGCCCTCCCCAGTGTCGGCGTCTGCATGGTAAACGCCTACATGAAGGAGCAGCAGAGATCGCATGAGGCGCCGGAGTTCTTGCCGTACACGCACCTGCGCATCCGCAGCAAA AAATTTCCCTGGGGCGACGGAGACCACTCGCTGTTCCACAACCCTCACACGAATCCCCTCCCTGCGGGCTACGAGGACTCCCATCACTAG